The following coding sequences are from one Rhinoraja longicauda isolate Sanriku21f chromosome 35, sRhiLon1.1, whole genome shotgun sequence window:
- the LOC144609980 gene encoding retinol-binding protein 3-like → MAGTVFIGLAFLLLQRVSIGEMFQSSLMLDMAKILLDKYCFPENLVGMKEAIGQVNQSGDILRVTDPQTLAAMLTSGVQGALNDPRLLVSYEPGSSDPEPIDLPPPSREMIIALVQNAIQFKILDNNVGYLRLDHIIEEDIVKVVGPILVDTVWKYMVTTNAMVLDLRYCTGGGVSGIPFIISYFCEANPPIHVESIYDRPSNATKEIWTQPALLGERYGKDKDVLVLVSRNTRGVAEDLAYILKHLDRGLLVGEQTAGGSLEVQKFRIGPSDLFITVPVSRSISPITGQSWEVNGVFPCVAVNAEVALEKATSILAVRKEVPRVIRKVTELLDDYYAFVDHVPSLASRVAQVAGSSVTSEQDLAEKLNYELQAISEDPRLVVSVRSGPPVTTDQSPPEELPDDVRYLQQIVAAVFHVDMLPGNIGYLRFDMFPTESALTKLRPYIVEKVWGPIKDTANLILDLRHNVGGTSAALPMLLSYFQDPSPPVRLYTVFNRLNNSTKEFVTLRGLDGSSYGPRKGVYVLTSHHTATAAEELAYLMQSLCRATVIGEITSGVLLHSRSFHIQNTNLVVTIPFINFMDNTGESWLGGGVVPDAIVLAEEALDKARDVIKFHAEVSRLVEYTGALLNAHYAIPEAAAKVSSLLRSKWLGGLYRPVVDYESLTAQLTSDLKEASGDHRFHVFYSESAPKVPEEQVGSIPTPEELDHIIQALFKIEVLPNNIGYLRFDMMADAKIINLVAPQLLDQVWNKLVDTDVLILDMRYNVGGYSNAIPVLCSYFFDAEPARHLYSVFNRSSSSTLEVWTLPKVLGQRYGPDKDVYILTSHITGSAAEVFTRAMKDMNRATVIGEPTIGGALSLAIYRIENSNLYVSIPNLVALSAVTGKVWSVCGAEPHVMVKANEAMNVALGIIELRAKVPGIVRTAGKLVGDNYAFAETGAKVAGQIADLVQEGRYNVINSEMELAQKLSEDLQKLSGDKHLKVAHIPENPKDHILSVVPMPMPPPDMFEDLIKFAFQTKVFDNAVGYLRFDMFADIDLITQVSDLMEKHIWSKLAHTVALIVDLRYNGGGTASSIPALCSYFFDGGDPVLLDTVYNRPEDTTSEIWTIPWLSGERYGSKRELILLTSNLTSGAAEQFVSVMKRLGRAYVVGEVTSGVCHPPQTYHVDGTHLYLTVPTLRSSSPDGRSLEGVGVVPHIEVLAATALETAKEVLKRTLHGRS, encoded by the exons ATGGCTGGGACTGTGTTCATCGGCCTGGCGTTTTTGCTGCTCCAACGTGTGTCCATCGGAGAAATGTTCCAGTCCTCGCTGATGTTGGACATGGCCAAGATCCTGTTGGACAAGTACTGTTTCCCAGAAAATTTGGTTGGGATGAAAGAGGCCATCGGGCAGGTGAACCAGAGCGGCGACATCCTGCGAGTGACCGACCCTCAAACCCTGGCCGCAATGCTGACCTCGGGTGTCCAGGGAGCTCTGAACGACCCCCGGCTACTGGTCTCGTACGAACCGGGATCTTCTGACCCTGAACCAATCGACCTGCCTCCGCCCAGTCGCGAGATGATCATTGCCTTGGTCCAAAATGCTATCCAATTTAAGATTTTGGATAATAACGTGGGTTACTTGAGACTTGACCACATCATTGAAGAGGACATCGTCAAAGTGGTTGGCCCGATTCTAGTAGACACAGTTTGGAAATACATGGTGACCACCAACGCCATGGTTCTGGACCTCCGCTACTGCACCGGCGGGGGGGTCTCTggtattcctttcattatatcTTACTTCTGCGAGGCAAACCCGCCGATTCACGTCGAGTCCATCTACGACCGCCCGTCCAACGCCACAAAGGAGATCTGGACCCAGCCTGCTCTGCTGGGGGAGCGCTACGGCAAGGACAAGGATGTCCTGGTGCTAGTGAGCAGGAACACCCGTGGCGTGGCCGAGGATCTGGCGTACATCCTGAAACACCTAGACCGCGGACTCTTGGTCGGGGAGCAGACAGCCGGGGGGTCCCTCGAGGTCCAGAAGTTCCGCATCGGCCCGTCCGACCTGTTCATCACCGTTCCCGTGTCAAGGTCGATCAGCCCCATCACCGGCCAGAGCTGGGAGGTGAACGGTGTGTTCCCGTGCGTGGCGGTGAACGCTGAGGTCGCCCTTGAGAAAGCGACCTCCATCCTGGCCGTGAGGAAGGAGGTGCCCCGTGTCATCCGGAAGGTCACTGAGCTGTTGGACGACTACTATGCCTTCGTGGACCATGTGCCTTCTCTGGCCAGTCGGGTTGCCCAGGTCGCTGGCTCGTCCGTGACTTCAGAGCAAGACCTGGCGGAAAAGCTAAACTACGAGCTGCAGGCCATCTCTGAAGATCCCCGCCTGGTGGTCAGTGTAAGGTCGGGACCCCCGGTCACCACAGACCAGAGTCCACCCGAGGAACTCCCAGATGATGTTAGGTACCTCCAGCAGATCGTGGCGGCCGTGTTTCATGTGGACATGTTACCGGGCAACATTGGCTACTTGAGATTCGATATGtttcccaccgagtcggcgctgaCAAAACTGAGGCCCTACATAGTTGAGAAGGTTTGGGGGCCAATTAAGGACACTGCCAATTTAATTCTAGATCTCAGGCACAACGTGGGTGGCACGTCGGCCGCTCTGCCGATGTTGCTGTCCTACTTCCAAGACCCAAGCCCGCCCGTTCGCTTGTACACCGTATTTAACCGGCTGAACAACTCCACCAAAGAATTTGTCACCCTTCGTGGCTTGGACGGGAGCTCGTATGGACCGAGGAAGGGCGTGTACGTGCTGACCAGTCACCACACAGCCACGGCGGCCGAGGAGCTGGCCTACCTGATGCAGTCGCTGTGCAGAGCCACCGTGATTGGGGAGATCACATCCGGCGTCCTTCTCCACTCGCGATCATTTCACATCCAAAACACCAACTTGGTGGTCACCATTCCCTTCATCAACTTTATGGACAACACCGGGGAGAGTTGGCTGGGCGGCGGCGTGGTGCCCGACGCCATTGTGTTGGCCGAAGAGGCGCTGGACAAGGCGAGGGATGTTATAAAGTTCCACGCTGAGGTCTCTCGGCTGGTGGAGTACACTGGAGCCCTACTAAATGCGCACTACGCCATCCCAGAGGCGGCCGCCAAGGTCAGCTCTCTGCTCCGTTCAAAGTGGCTGGGTGGTTTATACCGCCCTGTCGTGGACTACGAGTCTCTGACAGCTCAGCTCACCTCGGACCTGAAGGAGGCCTCTGGCGACCACCGGTTTCACGTTTTCTACAGCGAGAGCGCTCCTAAAGTCCCGGAGGAGCAGGTGGGTTCAATACCAACCCCGGAGGAACTCGATCACATCATCCAAGCCCTTTTCAAAATTGAAGTGTTACCAAATAACATTGGGTACCTCCGTTTCGACATGATGGCCGACGCAAAAATCATCAACCTTGTTGCTCcacaattactagaccaagtgtggAACAAACTGGTCGATACGGACGTCTTGATCCTTGATATGAGATACAACGTTGGTGGATATTCAAACGCCATTCCAGTTTTATGCTCTTATTTCTTCGACGCCGAGCCCGCCCGTCATCTTTATTCTGTGTTCAACCGCTCCTCCTCGTCCACTTTGGAAGTATGGACGCTGCCAAAAGTTCTTGGCCAAAGGTATGGCCCCGATAAGGATGTTTACATCCTCACCAGTCACATCACGGGCTCCGCCGCCGAGGTGTTCACCCGGGCAATGAAAGACATGAACAGGGCGACGGTGATCGGGGAGCCAACCATCGGAGGTGCCTTGTCGCTCGCCATTTACAGGATAGAAAACAGCAACCTCTATGTATCCATCCCCAATCTAGTCGCCCTGAGCGCCGTCACCGGGAAGGTTTGGAGCGTCTGTGGCGCTGAGCCGCATGTTATGGTCAAGGCCAATGAAGCCATGAACGTGGCGCTTGGCATCATAGAGCTTCGGGCCAAGGTGCCTGGGATTGTGCGAACGGCCGGGAAGTTGGTGGGTGACAATTACGCGTTCGCTGAAACCGGCGCCAAGGTAGCGGGGCAGATTGCCGACTTGGTTCAAGAGGGGAGGTACAATGTCATTAATTCCGAGATGGAGCTTGCACAGAAGTTATCCGAGGACCTGCAGAAACTGTCCGGTGATAAACATCTCAAGGTAGCGCATATCCCCGAAAATCCAAAGGACCATATCCTCAGTGTGGTTCCCATGCCG ATGCCACCTCCTGATATGTTCGAAGACTTAATTAAATTTGCCTTCCAAACGAAAGTGTTTGACAATGCAGTCGGCTACCTCCGGTTCGACATGTTCGCTGACATTGACTTGATCACCCAAGTGTCAGATCTAATGGAGAAACATATATGGAGTAAACTTGCACACACCGTTGCACTGATTGTGGATCTCAG GTACAACGGGGGAGGAACCGCCTCGTCTATTCCAGcactctgctcctatttctttgaCGGTGGCGACCCTGTGCTCCTGGATACCGTGTACAATAGACCCGAGGACACAACCTCCGAAATATGGACCATTCCATGGCTGTCCG